Proteins from a single region of Stigmatella erecta:
- a CDS encoding ArsA family ATPase, with translation MSDARVLHFFGGKGGVGKTTLAASYALMLSEDAPKEKVLLVSLDATRSLSDLVKKKLPAKPTKLVPGKGEGGLYAAELEPAALLKPFAAKYVPALEKAAGKGTHLSEEDLGKLFAQAVPGLEELVGLFHLQSLLEEQEFDRIVVDASPTSHTLRLFDLPQGLRKFLGIVKTGAEKPSGSKSKKEPVAEGGFLEETGARAERLLALLKDPVRTAFHLVALAEPVPEAQTRMLFAQLRERSIPVTEILVNQVEAKDGCPACHGRRGLQAPHVRKFQALDKTVPVHLVAKRELAPRGLDGLKEFSKEWTGGKETKPLEFSAAEGPPALVRAPSMPPIAAPPLPPTRLIFFVGQGGVGKSSCAAAAAVTLTEKEGPVLLISTDPAHSLSDVLQSRLTDTETQVKGTKGLYARELDVAGWFNALRKRLKEKAEKAFEGAPKTGNDVPPDLAALRNLLECAPPGIDELAALSCLTDALVQERFKRIVVDPAPMVTAMRVVELADTAKGWLSTLHGVLSKHRAKGLGELADDVAALLKHVKRFEEALASPNESRFVVVTRGEDLAASRTERLVEYLKERKLQVERVLVNRVGPKSTCPKCENRRKLELNAAKAIEKKIGLPVTMAPALGRHPAGLRELKAFRTAWYALSAPVKIKAA, from the coding sequence ATGAGTGATGCGCGAGTACTCCACTTCTTCGGCGGTAAGGGCGGGGTTGGAAAGACCACGCTCGCGGCATCCTATGCGTTGATGCTCTCGGAGGATGCCCCCAAGGAGAAGGTGCTGCTGGTCTCCCTGGACGCCACGCGTTCGCTCTCCGATCTGGTGAAGAAGAAGCTGCCCGCCAAGCCCACCAAGCTGGTGCCGGGCAAGGGCGAGGGCGGGCTGTACGCGGCGGAGCTGGAGCCCGCGGCGCTGCTCAAGCCGTTCGCCGCCAAGTATGTCCCCGCGCTGGAGAAGGCCGCCGGCAAGGGCACGCACCTGTCCGAAGAGGACCTCGGCAAGCTCTTCGCCCAGGCGGTGCCGGGGCTGGAGGAGCTCGTGGGGCTCTTCCACCTGCAGTCGCTGCTGGAGGAGCAGGAGTTCGACCGGATCGTCGTGGATGCCTCGCCCACCAGCCACACGCTGCGCCTGTTCGACTTGCCGCAGGGGCTGCGCAAGTTCCTGGGCATCGTGAAGACCGGGGCCGAGAAGCCCTCGGGCTCCAAGAGCAAGAAGGAGCCCGTGGCCGAGGGCGGCTTCCTGGAGGAGACGGGGGCCCGCGCGGAGCGGCTGCTCGCGCTGCTCAAGGACCCTGTGCGGACGGCCTTCCACCTCGTGGCGCTGGCCGAGCCGGTGCCCGAGGCGCAGACGCGCATGCTGTTCGCGCAGCTGCGGGAGCGGAGCATCCCGGTGACGGAAATTCTCGTCAACCAGGTGGAGGCCAAGGACGGCTGTCCGGCGTGCCACGGCCGCCGGGGCCTGCAGGCCCCCCACGTGCGCAAATTCCAGGCGCTGGACAAGACCGTGCCGGTGCACCTGGTGGCCAAGCGCGAGCTGGCGCCCCGGGGGCTGGACGGGCTCAAGGAGTTCTCCAAGGAGTGGACGGGTGGCAAGGAGACCAAGCCGCTGGAGTTCTCCGCGGCCGAGGGGCCTCCGGCCCTGGTGCGGGCCCCCTCCATGCCCCCCATCGCCGCGCCCCCGCTGCCGCCCACGCGCCTCATCTTCTTCGTGGGGCAGGGCGGGGTGGGCAAGAGCTCCTGTGCCGCCGCCGCCGCGGTGACGCTGACCGAGAAGGAGGGGCCCGTGCTCCTCATCTCCACGGATCCGGCGCACTCGCTGTCGGACGTGCTGCAGAGCCGGCTCACGGACACCGAGACGCAGGTGAAGGGCACCAAGGGGCTCTACGCGCGCGAGCTGGACGTGGCCGGCTGGTTCAACGCCCTGCGCAAGCGCCTCAAGGAGAAGGCGGAGAAGGCCTTCGAGGGCGCGCCCAAGACGGGCAACGACGTGCCGCCGGACCTGGCCGCGCTGCGCAACCTGCTGGAGTGCGCGCCCCCGGGCATCGACGAGCTGGCGGCGCTCAGCTGCCTCACGGACGCGCTGGTGCAGGAGCGCTTCAAGCGCATCGTCGTGGACCCGGCGCCCATGGTCACCGCCATGCGCGTGGTGGAGCTGGCCGACACGGCCAAGGGCTGGCTGAGCACGCTGCACGGCGTGCTGTCCAAGCACCGCGCCAAGGGGCTGGGCGAGCTGGCCGATGACGTGGCCGCGCTGCTCAAGCACGTGAAGCGCTTCGAGGAGGCGCTGGCCTCGCCCAACGAGTCGCGCTTCGTGGTCGTCACCCGGGGCGAGGATCTGGCGGCCTCGCGCACCGAGCGGCTGGTGGAGTACCTCAAGGAGCGCAAGCTCCAGGTGGAGCGGGTGCTCGTCAACCGCGTAGGCCCCAAGTCCACCTGTCCCAAGTGCGAGAACCGCCGCAAGTTGGAGCTGAACGCCGCCAAGGCCATCGAGAAGAAGATCGGCCTGCCCGTCACCATGGCGCCCGCGCTGGGCCGCCACCCGGCGGGCCTGCGTGAGCTGAAGGCGTTCCGCACCGCGTGGTACGCCCTGTCGGCGCCGGTGAAGATCAAAGCCGCCTGA
- a CDS encoding Ig-like domain-containing protein: MSAHTRAPLLLGLLGLCLAWAGCAQEDADGFGPGGGHEAPAPSSPCSVDEDCPDPALFFCNAATSRCEASCRTALDCGAERRGTFALGECDRNPLGCQCDEGKCVVALCAADAACGAQVCRDGRCVAPPPAAQAATCQVTPAFAVGRQGTQARFHVVVNDAQGQPLVPGGGIAWKASSEAVSGGGEGTEALFTVVTPERSTARIEARVGGALCAAQLSILAAPVEARGVRVVVTEELSGTPLPEVLVAVSTEEGLLSGTGTTDAEGVALVSATGRVNLTAFHPEYGYLTLANLDAEAGTREVRMPLRRNPLEVHGGIQGQFQNRPVGPYLHMGLIGLSMPGQGVERVEAQRRGPREAVTFELSGQVRTWELPTNVTLATPATEAQVAYVVPGLEGGCAGEPVVATGENPGRLAPRCGMRTAWALAGDVPTAELPPDLFGASQDTTQLLAQTIPLLRHFHSSAVRDVRFPLEPLPGAPEGMPEFRDTRHYTAVNLPAMQMPLGFPFVVRVPTLPVYRGAFLKNAFVVGAVDVPGRGRVPLGLGLAVNVAPADPNTDLQAGLSAPGLVAVRMAPAHHGLEGQPYRLIVLASTHAATLEAPVGQAVSAVVEPLAAPLFDPRGSTPVTLSSGFLPIPDGARYNFEPGPSGMLQGRQFWFTNGSGRVGTLLRVSFTNRFGRQWTVLYEPSLETPSVRLPVPPAPFEDRTYFGDLTGTRSLLWVQALAVRAPDGKRLSLAMLAEGQAASLAELDAFTRAFAVLDYRRPELTWLTPEADGQSVPRGATVRVRTTGFLLGPAPEGEGFVQLSFVGGEGCEGLTVRGERNAAQGPGDVELRLPAGCSGSDVALTATLVDSSGLPLRPPVAYTRRLHIL; encoded by the coding sequence ATGAGTGCACACACCCGCGCGCCGTTGCTGCTGGGCCTGCTGGGCCTGTGCCTGGCGTGGGCGGGGTGCGCCCAGGAGGACGCCGATGGCTTCGGGCCAGGCGGCGGCCACGAAGCCCCCGCTCCGAGCAGCCCCTGCTCCGTGGACGAGGACTGTCCGGATCCGGCGCTCTTCTTCTGCAACGCGGCCACCTCGCGCTGCGAGGCCTCGTGCCGGACGGCCCTGGACTGCGGCGCGGAGCGGCGGGGAACATTCGCCCTCGGCGAGTGCGACCGCAACCCGCTGGGCTGCCAGTGCGACGAGGGCAAGTGCGTGGTGGCCCTGTGCGCGGCGGATGCCGCCTGCGGCGCGCAGGTGTGCCGGGATGGCCGCTGTGTGGCCCCGCCGCCCGCCGCCCAGGCGGCCACGTGCCAGGTGACGCCCGCGTTCGCCGTGGGCCGCCAGGGCACGCAAGCGCGCTTCCACGTGGTGGTGAACGACGCCCAGGGGCAGCCCCTGGTTCCGGGCGGGGGAATTGCCTGGAAGGCCTCCAGCGAGGCGGTGAGCGGGGGCGGGGAGGGGACCGAGGCCCTCTTCACGGTGGTGACGCCGGAGCGGTCCACGGCGCGCATCGAAGCCCGGGTGGGCGGTGCGCTCTGCGCGGCCCAGCTCTCCATCCTGGCCGCCCCCGTGGAGGCCCGCGGCGTGCGCGTGGTGGTGACGGAGGAGCTGTCCGGGACACCGCTTCCGGAGGTCCTCGTGGCTGTCTCCACCGAGGAGGGACTGCTCAGCGGCACGGGCACGACGGACGCGGAGGGCGTGGCGCTCGTGTCCGCCACGGGCCGCGTGAACCTCACCGCCTTCCATCCGGAGTACGGCTACCTCACGCTGGCGAACCTGGACGCGGAGGCAGGCACCCGGGAGGTGCGCATGCCCCTGCGGCGCAACCCGCTGGAGGTTCACGGGGGCATCCAGGGCCAGTTCCAGAACCGGCCCGTGGGCCCGTACCTCCACATGGGCCTCATCGGGCTGTCCATGCCCGGCCAGGGCGTGGAGCGGGTGGAGGCGCAGCGCCGGGGCCCCCGCGAGGCGGTGACGTTCGAGCTGAGCGGCCAGGTGCGCACGTGGGAGCTGCCCACGAACGTCACCCTGGCCACCCCCGCCACGGAGGCCCAGGTGGCGTACGTGGTGCCTGGCCTGGAAGGCGGCTGCGCCGGGGAGCCGGTGGTGGCCACCGGGGAGAACCCGGGCAGGCTCGCCCCCCGGTGCGGAATGCGCACGGCCTGGGCGCTGGCGGGGGACGTGCCCACCGCCGAGCTGCCGCCGGACCTCTTCGGCGCCTCCCAGGACACCACCCAGCTCCTCGCCCAGACCATCCCGCTGCTGCGGCACTTCCACTCCTCGGCCGTGCGGGATGTGCGCTTCCCGCTCGAGCCCCTTCCCGGCGCCCCCGAGGGCATGCCCGAGTTCCGCGACACGCGGCACTACACCGCCGTGAACCTGCCCGCGATGCAGATGCCGCTGGGGTTCCCGTTCGTCGTACGGGTGCCCACGCTGCCGGTGTACCGCGGGGCCTTCCTGAAGAACGCCTTCGTGGTGGGCGCCGTGGATGTGCCGGGGCGGGGCCGGGTACCCCTGGGGTTGGGGCTCGCGGTGAACGTGGCCCCCGCGGATCCCAACACGGACCTCCAGGCGGGCCTGTCCGCGCCCGGGCTCGTCGCGGTCCGCATGGCCCCCGCGCACCACGGCCTGGAGGGCCAGCCCTACCGGCTGATCGTCCTGGCCAGCACCCACGCGGCCACGCTGGAAGCGCCGGTGGGCCAAGCCGTGAGCGCCGTGGTGGAGCCCCTCGCCGCCCCGCTGTTCGATCCCCGGGGCAGCACTCCCGTCACGCTCTCCAGCGGCTTCCTGCCCATCCCGGACGGGGCCCGCTACAACTTCGAGCCGGGGCCCTCCGGCATGCTCCAGGGCCGCCAGTTCTGGTTCACGAACGGCTCGGGCCGCGTGGGCACGCTGCTCCGGGTGAGCTTCACCAACCGGTTCGGCCGCCAGTGGACGGTGCTGTACGAGCCCTCGCTGGAGACGCCCTCCGTGCGGCTGCCGGTGCCGCCCGCGCCCTTCGAGGACCGGACCTACTTTGGCGACCTCACCGGGACGCGCTCCCTGCTCTGGGTGCAGGCGCTCGCGGTGCGCGCGCCCGACGGCAAGCGCCTGAGCCTGGCGATGCTCGCAGAGGGACAGGCGGCGTCCCTGGCCGAGCTGGATGCGTTCACACGGGCCTTCGCCGTGCTCGACTACCGCCGCCCGGAGCTCACCTGGCTCACCCCGGAGGCGGACGGGCAGAGCGTGCCGCGAGGCGCCACCGTCCGCGTGCGCACCACCGGCTTCCTCCTGGGCCCGGCCCCGGAGGGCGAGGGCTTCGTGCAGCTCTCCTTCGTGGGCGGCGAGGGCTGCGAGGGCCTGACGGTGCGGGGCGAGCGAAACGCCGCCCAGGGCCCCGGGGATGTGGAGCTGCGCTTGCCCGCCGGGTGCTCGGGAAGCGACGTGGCCCTCACGGCGACGCTGGTGGATTCGAGCGGGCTGCCCCTTCGTCCGCCAGTGGCCTACACGCGCCGGCTTCACATCCTTTGA
- the cmk gene encoding (d)CMP kinase, translating to MSSRPFIVAIDGPAGAGKSTVSKLLARRLGFALVDTGAIYRCVALMAQREGIAFDDDAQLEALLGRIHIHFQVVGEENHVLLDGQDVSSEIRAPEVSMNASQVSSRPVVRTGLLALQRRLALEAEKGAILEGRDIGTVVFPDADAKFFLEASSEIRARRRYEELFQKGVERSLEDVLADQVQRDRDDSTRAVAPLKAAEDAVRLDSSVLPLSEVVHQLEHEIQQRLAQRG from the coding sequence GTGAGCTCCCGGCCTTTCATCGTCGCCATCGACGGCCCCGCGGGGGCCGGCAAGTCCACGGTCTCCAAGCTGCTGGCGCGCCGGCTCGGCTTCGCGCTGGTGGACACGGGCGCCATCTACCGCTGCGTGGCGTTGATGGCCCAGCGCGAGGGCATCGCCTTCGATGACGACGCCCAGCTGGAGGCGCTGCTGGGGCGCATCCACATCCACTTCCAGGTGGTGGGCGAGGAGAACCACGTCCTCCTGGACGGCCAGGACGTGTCCTCGGAGATCCGCGCGCCCGAGGTCTCCATGAACGCCTCCCAGGTCTCCAGCCGCCCGGTGGTGCGCACGGGGCTCTTGGCGCTGCAGCGCCGCTTGGCGCTGGAGGCGGAGAAGGGCGCCATCCTGGAAGGGCGGGACATCGGCACCGTGGTGTTCCCGGACGCGGACGCCAAGTTCTTCCTGGAGGCCTCTTCGGAGATCCGCGCCCGCCGCCGCTACGAGGAGCTGTTCCAGAAGGGCGTCGAGCGCAGCCTGGAAGACGTGCTCGCCGATCAGGTCCAGCGGGACCGGGACGACTCGACCCGCGCCGTGGCGCCGCTCAAGGCCGCCGAGGATGCCGTGCGTCTGGACTCCAGCGTCCTGCCGCTGTCCGAGGTGGTGCACCAGCTGGAGCATGAAATCCAGCAGCGGCTCGCGCAGCGCGGCTGA
- a CDS encoding lytic transglycosylase domain-containing protein → MKWSSLVAGLVSSVALAQSPETLEAVRLHKPEARALVQADLQACEAHRCAQAGRLALLAATLALSDGEAAEARGLLEAHPAPPLLEPFHAYYRGQALFYAGEPAEAAQAFALAAKGAPPSLAPRAKARLGEALLRAGKTAQAAPVLELAATQTPSAELLYERALARGAKGLTEGARADLRTVALRYPTHPYADEALTRLELLNPPAWLTLDEHVRRARAFLDGGQASRALEELQKATAHRPAETPLERARLALARAQTLFALGQPEQAEKALAEARKGPPEIAAEAELLVARRALRANKNDQARELMAALDRAFPQQPAGDEGGFFAGWLDLQAGRFEEAVKAFALYEQRHPRSRRRDEGLWFRALALLRLERYPEAREALALLVSGAPKSSLVPQARYWMARSQELGGATAAVTAPAYEGVIASAPASFYALLASERLRALGRTPPVAFPSPPRQLLVPRPPELELAVALSEAGLFPDAAEEVESRVSRIRSAEQALPFAHALLQLGEFGHAHAVAARHLWGRAFGARAPDALAAFYPRAFASAVEAAATRHAVEPSLVWAIMRRESAFRPEVASAADARGLMQLIPPTGTSIAQHLSEPAPNPADLFAPDLNIRYGAWYLAQLMKRFSHPVLAAAAYNAGPKAAVKWAQEKGTLPLDLFIEEIPFRETRGYVKQVVADLYLYRTFYGQGAPPPLTMTVPAPAVEGVGF, encoded by the coding sequence ATGAAGTGGAGCAGCTTGGTGGCGGGGCTGGTCTCGAGCGTGGCCCTGGCCCAGTCCCCGGAAACGTTGGAGGCCGTGCGGCTGCACAAGCCGGAGGCCCGCGCCCTCGTCCAGGCGGACCTCCAGGCCTGCGAGGCCCACCGGTGCGCCCAGGCGGGCCGCCTCGCCCTCCTGGCCGCGACGCTGGCCCTCTCCGACGGCGAGGCCGCCGAGGCCCGGGGGCTGCTGGAGGCCCACCCCGCCCCGCCGCTCCTGGAGCCCTTCCACGCGTATTACCGGGGCCAGGCGCTGTTCTACGCGGGCGAGCCCGCCGAGGCCGCCCAGGCGTTCGCGCTCGCCGCGAAGGGTGCGCCCCCCTCCCTGGCCCCTCGCGCGAAGGCGCGGCTGGGAGAGGCCCTCCTGCGGGCGGGCAAGACGGCCCAGGCGGCGCCGGTGCTGGAGCTTGCCGCGACGCAGACCCCGTCGGCGGAGCTGCTCTATGAGCGGGCTCTGGCCCGCGGTGCCAAGGGGCTCACGGAAGGGGCCCGCGCGGACCTGCGCACGGTGGCGCTGCGCTATCCCACCCATCCCTACGCGGACGAGGCCCTGACGCGGCTGGAGCTGCTCAACCCGCCCGCCTGGCTGACCCTCGATGAGCATGTGCGCCGGGCCCGGGCGTTCCTGGACGGCGGCCAGGCCTCTCGCGCGCTGGAGGAGCTGCAGAAGGCCACGGCGCACCGTCCCGCGGAGACGCCGCTGGAGCGCGCGAGGCTGGCGCTCGCGCGGGCGCAGACGCTCTTCGCCCTGGGACAGCCGGAACAGGCGGAGAAGGCGCTGGCCGAGGCCCGGAAGGGGCCTCCCGAGATCGCCGCCGAGGCGGAGCTGCTGGTGGCCCGCCGGGCCCTCCGGGCCAACAAGAATGACCAGGCCCGCGAGCTGATGGCGGCGCTGGACCGCGCCTTCCCCCAGCAGCCCGCGGGGGATGAAGGGGGCTTCTTCGCGGGGTGGCTGGACCTGCAGGCCGGCCGCTTCGAGGAGGCGGTGAAGGCCTTCGCCCTCTACGAACAGCGCCACCCGCGCTCCCGGCGCCGGGACGAGGGGCTGTGGTTCCGTGCCCTGGCCCTGCTGCGCCTGGAGCGGTACCCCGAGGCGCGCGAGGCCCTGGCGCTGCTCGTCTCCGGCGCGCCGAAGAGCAGCCTCGTGCCCCAGGCGCGCTACTGGATGGCCCGCAGCCAGGAGCTGGGCGGGGCCACCGCGGCCGTCACCGCGCCCGCGTATGAGGGCGTGATCGCCTCCGCCCCCGCGTCGTTCTACGCGCTGCTGGCCTCCGAGCGCCTGCGGGCCCTGGGCCGCACGCCCCCCGTGGCCTTCCCCTCGCCGCCCCGGCAGCTGCTGGTTCCCCGGCCCCCCGAGCTGGAGCTCGCGGTGGCGCTCAGCGAGGCGGGCCTCTTTCCGGACGCGGCCGAGGAGGTGGAGTCACGGGTCTCGCGCATCCGCTCCGCGGAGCAGGCCCTGCCCTTCGCGCACGCGCTCTTGCAGCTGGGCGAGTTCGGCCATGCCCACGCCGTCGCCGCGCGGCACCTGTGGGGGCGGGCCTTCGGCGCCCGGGCTCCGGATGCGCTGGCGGCCTTCTATCCGCGCGCCTTCGCCTCGGCGGTGGAGGCGGCGGCCACGCGCCACGCGGTGGAGCCTTCGCTCGTCTGGGCCATCATGCGCCGGGAGAGCGCCTTCCGCCCGGAGGTGGCGAGCGCCGCGGATGCCCGGGGGCTGATGCAGCTCATCCCCCCCACCGGCACCTCCATCGCCCAGCACCTGTCCGAGCCCGCGCCCAACCCGGCGGACCTCTTCGCCCCGGACCTCAACATCCGCTACGGCGCCTGGTACCTCGCGCAGCTCATGAAGCGCTTCTCCCACCCCGTGCTCGCCGCGGCGGCCTACAACGCGGGCCCCAAGGCGGCCGTCAAGTGGGCCCAGGAGAAGGGCACCCTGCCCCTGGATCTCTTCATCGAGGAGATTCCCTTCCGCGAGACCCGGGGCTACGTGAAGCAGGTGGTGGCGGACCTGTACCTGTACCGCACCTTCTACGGCCAGGGGGCGCCGCCGCCGCTGACGATGACGGTGCCCGCGCCCGCCGTGGAGGGCGTGGGCTTCTGA
- a CDS encoding CAP domain-containing protein has product MGFALALSALVAATPLAPEALEQQAALHVAREFERVGRRLPVRDTALTEAARRLAREALGPQLPTGAPDLHALTLAVSDAGSTDPSPRTFVIRAWVHAHAIETFLARKDFSAEPATHFGVGVATAGERASLVMLLTERKAELQRFPRALPRAGGAQTLCGELVPPLNAAEVFVTLPEGSVERVALSRQEGPVFCARIPFAQTGGYTVEVLGRGTKGPEVVALFFVDVGGPRQRDRAETEDVAEPTTLPEARQAILARINSLRRAHRLNPLAADSALEEVAQAYSERMAREGFFAHVAPDGSDLRGRMEAAGPAFRGSGENLGMAAGPLAAHFGIEHSPGHRKNLLAAPFTHVGIGVVFQTVDGRPQALVTEVFSTAAAPLRGNPVEEAYKAIAAKRKEAKLPPLERSLVLEQLAQDHVRRALQRDTPKADLPGSVLHERVFQALPQVGTAAADFYVAEDPTALPESKNLLDARNTQAGVGVLRGNSKTFGKDRYWVVVIYTAPR; this is encoded by the coding sequence ATGGGGTTCGCGTTGGCGCTGAGCGCCCTGGTCGCGGCCACCCCGCTGGCGCCCGAGGCCCTGGAGCAGCAGGCGGCCCTCCACGTGGCGCGCGAGTTCGAGCGCGTGGGGCGCCGGTTGCCCGTCCGGGACACGGCGCTGACCGAGGCGGCGCGCCGCCTGGCCCGCGAGGCGCTGGGCCCGCAGCTGCCCACCGGCGCGCCCGACCTGCATGCGCTCACGCTGGCGGTCAGCGACGCGGGCAGCACCGACCCGAGCCCCCGCACCTTCGTCATCCGCGCCTGGGTGCACGCGCACGCCATCGAGACGTTCCTGGCACGCAAGGACTTCAGCGCCGAGCCCGCCACCCACTTCGGCGTGGGCGTGGCCACCGCGGGCGAGCGCGCCTCGCTCGTGATGCTGCTCACCGAGCGCAAGGCGGAGCTCCAGCGCTTCCCCCGCGCCTTGCCCCGCGCCGGGGGGGCCCAGACGCTGTGTGGCGAGCTGGTGCCGCCCCTGAACGCCGCGGAGGTCTTCGTCACCCTGCCCGAGGGCAGCGTGGAGCGCGTGGCGCTGTCGCGGCAGGAGGGCCCGGTGTTCTGTGCGCGGATCCCCTTCGCCCAGACGGGCGGCTACACCGTGGAGGTGCTGGGCCGGGGGACCAAGGGGCCCGAGGTCGTCGCGCTCTTCTTCGTGGACGTGGGAGGCCCCCGGCAGCGCGACCGCGCGGAGACCGAGGACGTGGCCGAGCCCACCACCCTGCCCGAGGCCCGGCAGGCCATCCTCGCCCGCATCAACAGCCTGCGCCGGGCCCACCGGTTGAACCCCCTGGCCGCCGACAGCGCGCTGGAGGAGGTGGCCCAGGCCTACAGCGAGCGCATGGCGCGCGAGGGCTTCTTCGCCCACGTGGCGCCCGACGGCTCGGACCTGCGGGGGCGCATGGAGGCCGCGGGGCCTGCCTTCCGGGGCTCCGGGGAGAACCTGGGCATGGCCGCGGGGCCCCTGGCGGCGCACTTCGGCATCGAGCACAGCCCCGGCCACCGCAAGAACCTGCTCGCGGCCCCCTTCACGCACGTGGGCATCGGGGTGGTGTTCCAGACGGTGGACGGGCGGCCCCAGGCCCTCGTCACCGAGGTGTTCTCCACGGCGGCGGCGCCCCTGCGCGGCAACCCGGTGGAGGAGGCGTACAAGGCCATCGCGGCCAAGCGCAAGGAGGCCAAGCTGCCGCCGCTCGAGCGCAGCCTGGTGCTGGAGCAGCTGGCGCAGGACCACGTGCGGCGGGCGCTCCAGCGCGACACGCCCAAGGCGGACCTGCCCGGCTCCGTGCTGCACGAGCGCGTGTTCCAGGCCTTGCCCCAGGTGGGCACCGCGGCCGCGGACTTCTACGTGGCGGAGGACCCCACCGCGCTGCCCGAGTCCAAGAACCTCTTGGATGCTCGCAACACGCAGGCCGGTGTGGGCGTCCTCCGCGGCAATTCGAAGACTTTCGGCAAGGACCGCTACTGGGTGGTGGTCATCTACACCGCGCCCCGGTGA
- a CDS encoding acetyl-CoA carboxylase carboxyltransferase subunit alpha — MATGTGYALDFERPLIELEKKIEELKVLSESGSVDFSSEISRLEKKAKKLQTEIFSDLSRWQVVQLSRHSARPYFLDYVQFLFTDFFELSGDRRFGEDPSIVGGFARLDGKPVMLIGHQKGRSTKENMARNFGMPRPEGYRKALRLMELAERLEKPILTFVDTPGAYPGMGAEERGQAEAIAVNLEVMSRLKVPILSTVIGEGGSGGALAIGVGNRVLMMQNSVYSVITPEGCASILFRDASQASKAADALKLTAKDLLGMKIIDEVIPEPAGGAHRDPVKAAEGLGKVLRKHLSELEKLSPDELVKDRYDKFRALGAFTGR; from the coding sequence ATGGCGACCGGTACTGGTTACGCACTCGACTTCGAACGCCCCCTCATTGAGCTGGAAAAGAAAATCGAGGAGCTGAAGGTGCTCTCCGAGAGTGGCTCCGTGGACTTCTCCTCGGAGATTTCCCGTCTGGAGAAGAAGGCCAAGAAGCTGCAGACGGAGATCTTCAGCGATCTGTCCCGCTGGCAGGTGGTGCAGCTGTCGCGCCACAGCGCGCGGCCCTACTTCCTCGACTACGTGCAGTTCCTCTTCACGGACTTCTTCGAGCTGAGCGGGGATCGCCGCTTCGGCGAGGATCCGTCCATCGTGGGCGGCTTCGCGCGGCTGGATGGCAAGCCCGTCATGTTGATCGGCCATCAGAAGGGGCGCAGCACCAAGGAGAACATGGCGCGCAACTTCGGCATGCCGCGCCCGGAAGGCTACCGCAAGGCGCTGCGGCTCATGGAGCTGGCCGAGCGGCTGGAGAAGCCCATCCTCACCTTCGTGGACACCCCGGGGGCCTACCCGGGCATGGGCGCCGAGGAGCGCGGCCAGGCCGAGGCCATCGCCGTCAACCTGGAAGTCATGAGCCGGCTCAAGGTCCCCATCCTCTCCACCGTCATCGGCGAGGGCGGCTCGGGCGGCGCGCTGGCCATCGGTGTGGGCAACCGCGTGCTGATGATGCAGAACAGCGTCTACTCGGTCATCACCCCCGAGGGTTGCGCCTCCATCCTCTTCCGGGACGCCTCCCAGGCGAGCAAGGCCGCCGATGCGCTCAAGCTCACCGCGAAGGACCTTCTGGGCATGAAGATCATCGACGAAGTCATCCCCGAGCCCGCGGGCGGCGCGCACCGCGATCCGGTCAAGGCCGCCGAGGGGCTGGGCAAGGTGCTGCGCAAGCACCTGTCCGAGCTGGAGAAGCTCTCGCCGGACGAGTTGGTGAAGGACCGGTACGACAAGTTCCGCGCCCTGGGCGCCTTCACCGGCCGTTGA
- a CDS encoding DciA family protein, with product MSRHEPKTLEALLPRLLARLAEESGKGQSLMPVWAAAVGAQIAKHTSPYSLQGGTLVVTVESAEWAQTLSREQASLCERLNERLGPGKVTALSFRLGT from the coding sequence ATGTCCCGCCACGAACCGAAGACCCTGGAGGCCCTGCTGCCCCGGCTCCTGGCCCGCCTGGCCGAAGAATCCGGGAAGGGTCAGTCCCTGATGCCCGTTTGGGCCGCGGCGGTCGGTGCGCAGATCGCCAAGCACACCTCTCCCTACTCCCTGCAAGGAGGAACGCTGGTGGTCACCGTGGAAAGCGCCGAGTGGGCGCAGACCCTGTCGCGGGAGCAGGCCTCCCTGTGTGAACGGCTCAATGAGCGGCTGGGGCCCGGGAAGGTGACGGCCCTGTCCTTCCGGTTGGGCACGTAA
- a CDS encoding tetratricopeptide repeat protein, producing the protein MRPTPLLLLVLVASTALGQPAKARTLNTEGFRLYQAGQFPEALERFQAAAQANPQYALAHYNVAATLGVLRKQRKVCEYEAYPETILQHLTRAVELDPRRLKRAQEDADLEPIRNTVGWHRLLGRSPARAADVPALLQAVDWYGPGVGVYGTLVRLDFQAGGKVVLKRKVPQDEGPPREDTVTGSYRVKGSAVTVTLPGHAAPLTGSLSPTGLLTLPELGPFTDAPSECEA; encoded by the coding sequence ATGCGCCCTACCCCCCTGCTGCTCCTCGTTCTGGTGGCCTCCACGGCCCTGGGCCAGCCCGCCAAGGCCCGGACGCTCAACACCGAGGGCTTCCGCCTCTACCAGGCAGGCCAGTTCCCCGAGGCCCTGGAGCGCTTCCAGGCCGCCGCCCAGGCCAACCCCCAGTATGCGCTGGCCCACTACAACGTGGCCGCCACACTCGGGGTGCTGCGCAAGCAGCGCAAGGTGTGCGAGTACGAGGCCTACCCAGAAACCATCCTCCAGCACCTCACCCGGGCCGTGGAGTTGGATCCCCGGCGCCTGAAGCGCGCCCAGGAGGACGCGGATCTGGAGCCGATCCGGAACACCGTGGGGTGGCACCGGCTGCTGGGGCGCTCTCCGGCCCGTGCCGCCGACGTGCCCGCCCTCCTCCAGGCCGTGGACTGGTACGGCCCCGGGGTGGGCGTTTACGGCACGCTGGTGCGCCTGGACTTCCAGGCCGGGGGAAAGGTGGTGCTGAAAAGAAAAGTCCCCCAGGACGAGGGCCCGCCCCGGGAGGACACCGTGACCGGAAGCTACCGGGTGAAGGGAAGCGCGGTGACGGTGACGCTGCCAGGCCATGCGGCGCCCCTCACCGGCTCCCTCAGCCCCACGGGGCTCCTGACGCTCCCGGAGCTGGGCCCCTTCACCGACGCCCCCTCCGAATGTGAGGCCTAG